Proteins from a genomic interval of Nostoc sp. TCL240-02:
- the rpsS gene encoding 30S ribosomal protein S19: MGRSLKKGPFVADHLLKKIEKLNDNNRKEVIKTWSRASTILPLMVGHTIAVHNGRQHVPVFVNEQMVGHKLGEFAPTRTYRGHGKSDKKAGR, encoded by the coding sequence ATGGGTCGTTCTCTAAAAAAAGGTCCTTTCGTTGCGGATCATCTCTTAAAGAAAATTGAAAAGCTCAACGACAATAACAGAAAAGAAGTTATTAAAACTTGGTCAAGAGCTTCGACAATTTTGCCCCTAATGGTAGGTCATACCATCGCTGTTCACAACGGACGACAACACGTTCCAGTTTTTGTAAATGAACAGATGGTAGGACACAAGTTGGGTGAATTTGCCCCGACACGCACCTATAGGGGTCATGGAAAAAGTGACAAAAAAGCGGGTAGGTAG
- a CDS encoding 50S ribosomal protein L23 — MPSFDPRDLADLVRRPIVTEKATILMEQNKYTFEVIPKASKPEIKAAIEDLFQVKVVKVNTNLPPRKKRRVGKFIGYKPQYKRAIVTVAPGDEDKIRQVLFPEV; from the coding sequence GTGCCTAGCTTTGACCCCCGCGACCTTGCCGACTTAGTACGTCGCCCAATAGTCACCGAGAAGGCGACTATCTTGATGGAGCAAAATAAGTACACCTTTGAAGTAATTCCAAAGGCATCTAAGCCAGAAATCAAGGCTGCGATCGAAGACTTATTTCAGGTCAAGGTTGTAAAAGTCAACACCAACTTACCACCACGTAAAAAACGGCGCGTTGGTAAATTTATCGGTTATAAGCCCCAATATAAGCGAGCCATTGTTACAGTCGCACCTGGGGATGAAGACAAGATTAGACAAGTTCTATTCCCAGAAGTCTAG
- the rplD gene encoding 50S ribosomal protein L4, which produces MVESVVKNWQGEQVGETTFELRVAKEETASHIVHRALVRQLTNARQGNASTKTRAEVRGGGRKPWRQKGTGRARAGSIRSPLWRGGGVIFGPKPRDFDLKLNRKERRLALRTAFVSRIDDLIVVEEFSTELSRPKTKDLVAALARWGVAPESKALLILSEIADTDNVYLSARNIENLKLIAADQLNVFDLLHADKIVVTASALEKIQEVYSA; this is translated from the coding sequence ATGGTTGAAAGCGTAGTTAAAAATTGGCAAGGAGAACAGGTCGGCGAGACGACCTTCGAGTTGCGCGTTGCCAAAGAAGAAACAGCCTCCCATATCGTGCATCGTGCCTTAGTACGGCAATTAACCAATGCTCGTCAAGGAAACGCCAGTACAAAAACTCGTGCTGAAGTTAGAGGTGGCGGTCGTAAACCTTGGCGACAAAAAGGTACTGGTCGCGCTCGTGCAGGGTCTATTCGTTCACCATTGTGGCGTGGTGGTGGTGTGATCTTTGGGCCAAAGCCTAGAGATTTCGACCTGAAGTTGAACCGCAAAGAGCGACGTTTAGCACTGCGGACAGCATTTGTCAGCCGCATTGACGATTTGATCGTAGTAGAAGAATTTAGCACCGAGCTATCTCGCCCGAAAACTAAAGACTTAGTAGCAGCTCTTGCCCGTTGGGGAGTAGCGCCAGAAAGCAAGGCACTGTTAATTTTGTCTGAAATTGCGGATACAGATAATGTTTATTTGTCAGCCCGCAACATTGAAAATTTAAAACTAATTGCAGCCGACCAGTTAAATGTTTTTGATTTACTGCACGCTGACAAAATTGTAGTTACGGCATCAGCCCTAGAAAAAATTCAGGAGGTCTACAGTGCCTAG
- the rplB gene encoding 50S ribosomal protein L2: MGTRSYRPYTPSTRQVTVSDFAEITKTEPEKSLTTSKHRAKGRNNTGRITSRRRGGGHKQLYRIIDFKRDKHNIPAKVAAIEYDPNRNARIALLYYQDGEKRYILHPNGLKVGTIIISGPESPFEDGNALPLSRIPLGTSVHNVEMTPGKGGQIVRAAGASAQVVAKEGDYVTLKLPSGEVRLIRRDCYATIGQVGNTDARNLSAGKAGRNRWKGRRPKVRGSVMNPVDHPHGGGEGRAPIGRSGPVTPWGKPTLGAKTRNRKKLSSKFIVRRRRKSSKRGRGGRES, encoded by the coding sequence ATGGGTACTCGTTCTTATCGCCCTTATACCCCCAGCACTCGCCAAGTTACAGTTTCTGACTTTGCGGAAATCACAAAAACCGAGCCAGAAAAATCCCTAACTACCTCAAAGCATCGCGCCAAAGGTCGGAATAATACCGGGCGGATTACCAGTCGTCGCCGGGGTGGCGGACACAAACAACTTTACCGGATCATCGATTTTAAAAGGGATAAACATAATATTCCTGCTAAAGTCGCAGCAATTGAATACGATCCTAACCGTAATGCCCGAATTGCCCTTTTGTACTACCAAGATGGCGAAAAACGGTACATTCTTCATCCCAACGGGTTGAAAGTTGGAACAATAATTATTTCTGGCCCTGAATCTCCCTTTGAAGATGGTAATGCTTTACCTCTATCAAGGATTCCCTTAGGTACTAGCGTTCACAACGTAGAAATGACTCCTGGTAAAGGTGGTCAAATCGTGCGGGCTGCTGGTGCTAGCGCTCAAGTTGTGGCAAAAGAAGGTGATTATGTAACTCTCAAGTTGCCTTCGGGAGAAGTCCGCTTAATTCGGCGTGATTGCTACGCCACCATTGGGCAAGTGGGCAACACCGATGCGAGAAACCTGAGCGCAGGTAAAGCAGGACGCAATCGCTGGAAAGGTCGCCGTCCGAAGGTTAGAGGTAGCGTCATGAACCCAGTGGATCACCCACATGGTGGTGGTGAAGGTAGGGCTCCTATCGGTAGATCTGGACCTGTTACACCTTGGGGTAAACCCACATTGGGCGCGAAGACACGCAATCGCAAGAAACTTAGCAGCAAATTCATTGTGCGTCGTCGCCGTAAGTCTTCTAAACGCGGTCGCGGTGGTCGTGAATCATAG
- the rplV gene encoding 50S ribosomal protein L22: MATNTTEVKAIARFIRISAYKVRRVLDQIRGRSYREALIILEFMPYRATEPILKVLRSAAANAEHNAGLDRTQLVITQAYADQGPPLKRFQPRAQGRAYQIRKPTCHITVAVGAAPEK; encoded by the coding sequence ATGGCTACTAATACTACTGAAGTAAAAGCGATCGCTCGTTTTATCCGCATCTCGGCCTACAAAGTGCGTCGGGTACTCGATCAAATCCGGGGGCGATCGTACCGAGAAGCGCTAATCATCTTGGAATTCATGCCCTATCGCGCCACTGAACCCATCTTGAAGGTTCTCAGAAGCGCTGCTGCTAATGCTGAACACAACGCTGGGTTAGATCGGACTCAACTAGTGATTACTCAGGCTTATGCCGATCAAGGGCCACCGTTAAAGCGGTTCCAACCAAGAGCGCAAGGTCGAGCTTACCAAATTCGCAAACCGACGTGCCATATTACTGTGGCCGTTGGAGCCGCACCAGAAAAATAA